The Streptomyces sp. NBC_00569 genomic sequence TCGCGCTCCATGAATTCCCCGCCTCCTGCGCCCAGCCGGCCCCCCTCCAGCCCGAGGAAGGCCCCGGTTCTACAACACGGCACCCCTCACACGCGAACAACGAAACAAAGGGAACAGACCGAACGAACGAGGTGATCCGGACGCGCCGGCCGAGAACGAAGGCGGGCCGGAGTCTCGGCGACGACCGAGGACTGGTCCGCTACCAGGTCGCCGCCACGCCGCCGCCGACCGGCGTGGACCTGTCCGTGACGAAGACCGGACCGGCCACCGTCAGCCTGGGCGATCAGGCCACGTACACCGTGACGGTGACCAACAAGAGCACCACCACGGCGGCCACTGGCATCACCCTGTCGGACACGCTCACCGGACCCGGCACCGTGCTGTCGGCCACGCCCGGTCAGGGCACCTGCACCATCACGTCCACCAGCGCCAACTGCGCGCTCGGCTCCCTCGCCGCGGGTGCCTCGACCACGGTGAAGGTGGTCGCCGAACCCCGGGCCACCGGCACCCTGTCCGACAAGGCGACGGTCACCGCCACGCAGACCGACCCGGTACCCGCCAACAACTCCGCGACGGCGACCAGCACGGTGAACAACGCGCACGGCTGCACGATCACCGGCACCAGCGGCGCCGACACCCTCACGGGTGGCTGGGGGAACGACGTGATCTGCGCCCTGAGCGGCAACGACACCGTCCGGGCGAGCTACGGCAGCGACACCGTCTACGGCGGCCCCGGAAACGACAACATCGACGGCGGATTCGACAACGACACCCTGATCGGTGGCCCCGGAAACGACACCCTGACCGGCTACTTCGGCAACGACCGGCTCGACACGGTCGACAACGTCTCCGGCAACGACACCGCCAACGGCGGCCTCGGCACCGACACCTGCACGACCGACCCCGGCGACGGACGCGTGAGCTGCCCGTAGCACCGGCCTTAACCCTGCTGAACAGCGATCGCCCAGGAACCTGGAGGCGATCGCTGTTCACATGTGCCTGTGGATCAGCTGCCGATCAGTCGATGCGGTCGCTCAGGCCCAGCACCTGCGGACTGTCACCGGAAAAGCTCCCGGGCATGCCCGGCACGTCGATGGTGTGCCCGTACACGCCAGCCAAAAACTCGACGACACCGACAGGGAATTCGTTCCAGTCCCCGTTGTCCGTACGGACGACCACCGGCCACGCGTCCGGGCCCGCAGGGCTCGTCTTCCAGTAGAAGACGTCCCCGCAGTTGGACGTCGCCCAGGAGATCAGACCGCCCGGCTGCGGGAACGGGGCGTAGTCCTCCATGTCCTCCATCTCGTACCAGTCCTGAAGGATCTCGTCGTCCCTGGCGTCGGACGCCCAGGACACCTCGGCGCCGGGCCGGGGAACGAACACGCTCAGGAAGTCGCCGACGACCAGGATCGGATACGCCTCCGCCAGAGAGCGGAAGTCGGAGGGCAGCGCCGTCCCGAGGGTTGCCTCAAGGACAGCCCAGTCCACGTTGCGCCCTCCGGGCACTCGCCACCGTGTCATCGCCGGAAGCGCGGCCTCCAGCTCTTCGACCGTCAGCATGTCGTCCGCCCGTCCCTACTGTTCTGGACCACCGCGCCCGGATCCCCCGCGGGGAACGGCATCAGCGGCCGACTCGCCAGGTGATGTGCAGCACATCAGGGCAACCAGTGACGTTTGTCGTTGGTCAACCGCTGAATAGAACGCTACCCGTGTGACGGGTGAGGCATTTGTGAACATTCTCTGAACTTCTTCAAGGGGTGGGGCAATTGGGGCCGCGAAATTCGCGTGCGCGCAGATCTCATGCGTACAAACCGCTGAGTCTCAAGCGCAGGGCCTGGGTGACGATGGGTGCCGTCGTCCTCGGCGGCGCGGGCGTGGTGACGTACGCCGTCGCCAGCCCTGAGGCGACCGGTGGCTCCGGCCCCTCGGCGACGACTCCGCGACCGGTCAAGGTGCGCTCCGCCGAACTGAAGGCCGACGGCAGCACCAAGCGGGAGCTTCCGCGCACCGGCACGGAGCCGTTCTCGCTGGTCGGAGTGACCTGGGACAAGCAGAGCGCCGAGCTCAAGGGCACCGCCCAGGTCCGCACGCGCAGCAGCGTGACCGGGAAGTGGACCGACTGGGTGTCCGTGAACACGGACTCGCACCTGCCCGACCCCGACACCGCCGAGAGCAAGAACGGCGTGCGGGGCATGTCCGAGTCCCGATGGGTCGGGCCCTCGGACGGCGTCGAGGCGCGTGTGGTCGCCGCCGACGGGTCGTCGACCGCACTGCCCAAGGGGCTCACCCTGGCGATGGTCGACCCGGGTGTCACCTCCAAGGAGGCCAAGGAAGCGAAGGCGGCCAAGGCATCCGGTGGGCCGCAGAACGCGGCGTACACCACGGACCTCGCCGACGAGTCCCCCTCGCCGTCTCCCTCGGACTCCGCCTCGGACTCCGCCCCTCAGAGCCCCTCGCCGTCGGCGTCGCCCAGTGACTCGGCTCCGGCCGGCTCCCCGAGCCCGTCGGACTCCGCCTCGGAGAGCGCGAGCCCCAGCCCCTCGCCGACGCCCACCAAGCCCCCGGCCCCGCCCTCCACGGTGAAGCAGCCGCCGATCATCATGCGGTCGGAGTGGAAGCCGGACACCTCTCTCGCGGTCAACTACAGCCCGCCCGAGTACATCGACAAGATCCAGGCCGCGTTCATCCACCACACCGTGGACGCGAACGACTACAGCTGCGCCGACTCGGCCAAGCTGATCCGCGCCGACTACGCGTACCACGTGAAGCCGGCGCCGGACGGCAACGGGTGGAAGGACATCGGCTACAACTTCCTGGTCGACAAGTGCGGCCAGATCTTCGAGGGCCGCGAGGGCGGCATCGACGAGCCCGTCTTCGGCGCGCACACGTACGGATTCAACTCGTACTCGACCGGTATCGCGATCCTCGGCAACTTCGTGGACTCCAAGCCCTCGCGGGCCGCGATGGAGTCCGCCGCGCGCGTCGCCGCGTACAAGCTCGGACAGTACGGCGTCGACCCGAACGGCTCGGTGAGCCTCGTCGCCGCCGGTGACACCGGCGTGTACAAGAACGGCCAGACCGCGACCCTGCGGACCATCTCCGGCCACCAGGACGCGTACGCCACCGAGTGCCCGGGCAAGCAGCTCGAGGACCGGCTCGGCACGATCCGCTCCTTCGCCGCCGGCGCTGGCCGCAGCTCCGCCATCCCGACCGCCGACGTGAACCGCGACGGCATCAGCGACCTCGTCGCCGGCGTGCCCGCCGGCTCCAGCGGCGGCCGCGTCGTCGTCGTGCCGGGCGGCGCGAGCGGCCCCGACAGCGCCAAGAAGATCTCGCTCACGCAGTCCAGCCCGGGCGTGCCCGGCGCCGGTGAGACCGGCGACCAGTGGGGCGCCGCCGTGGCCACCGGCGACATCAACGGCGACGGCTACGCCGACCTCGCGATCGGCCAGCCCGGCGAGGACGACACCTCCTTGCACGCCGACCGCGGCGCCGTCACCATCCTGTACGGCCCCGCCTTCACCACCGGCGCGCAGATGAACCTCGACGAGGGCTTCTACGCCAACGGCGCCAAGTACGGCTCCGCCGTGGCGGTCGGCGACTTCAACGCCGACGGCAAGGCGGACGTCTTCGCGTCCTCCACCGGCACCGGCGGAACCTGGACCGCGCGCTACGCCGAGGGCCAGGAGTCCAGCTCCAACATCACCAGTGGTGACACGGCCCTCTCCTACGAGGACGCCACCAGCGGCGACTTCAACAAGGACGGCTACGCGGACGTCGCGCTCAACTACCGCGACTCGACGTCCATCGGCCGGGTCGTCTGGTTCAAGGGCGGCAGGAACGGCCTCACCAAGGCCGGCACCCTCACCGTGAAGGGCGGCCGCGCCGTCGCCGCCGGCGACATCGACGGCAACGGCGTCGACGACATCGTCATCGGCCAGCCCTACACCGCCGAGTCCGGCGCGTACGCGGGCGGCCAGGTCACCGCCGTCTACGGCACCGCGGGCACGGGCCTCACCGCCACCGGCGCCAAGGTCATCCACCAGGCCACCTCCGGCGTCCCCGGCGCCGCCGAGTCCGGCGACGCCCTGGGCGCGTCCGTCTCGGTCGGCGACTACAACGCCGACGGCTACGCGGACGTCCTGGCCGGCGCCCCGAACGAGGACATCACCCGCACCAGCAACCGTTCCAACGCGGGTACGTCCCTGCTGTTCAAGGGCTCGGCGACCGGCCTCACCGGCACCGGCTCCCTCGCGATCTCACAGGACGAGCCCGGCGTCCCCGGCTCGACGGAGACCGACGACAACCTGGGCTCCGCCGTCTCGCTCACCGACCTGACCGGCTTCGGCCGCGCGGACCTGGTGATCGGCGCCGCGGGCGAGGACGCCGGCAACGGCACGCTCCTGTACGTCCCGAGCAACAGCACGGGGCTCGGCCTGTCGACGTCCAAGTACTACGGACTGACGCAGCTCGGCACCGCGACGGGCAACCACCTGGGCACCACGCTGGCCCCGTAGCCGTACCCACACGATCTCTCGCCGCGTGGCTCCCGACACTCCGGGAACCGCGCGGCGAGAGCCGTTTCGGCCCCGGCAACCCGCTCTGCCTCGGCAGCCCTGCCGGCCCTGTCTGCTTTGTGCCTGTACTTGCGCCGCCGTGCCCGGATGGGTTACTCACTACCTTCCACGGAAGCGGACCCGACCGCGGGAGGGGGCGGCCGGGCCCGGTTCCGTCCGGGTCCGTTCAGGTCCGTGACGTCGGAGCCGCTCGTCGGATCCGTGGCGTCGGAGCGGTGTGCTCAGACTCCGGCGGCGTTCTCCTCGAACGACACCGCCACGAGCCGGTCGCTGAACCGCTCGGGGTTCTTGACCCCCGCGACCAGGGCGCGCTGCGCGGGGACCGCCTTGTCGGTGAGCGTGACCGCGACCACGGGACAGTCCTCGATCCGGTTGGTGAACCTGGGTGCGCACTGGCCGATGTCCGCCCGCGTGTGGCCCGGGCAGACGGCCCGTTCGGGCAGTTCGATCTCCAGATCCAGGTTCCCGATGTCCGTGAAGCGGTAGGCGCCCGAAGTCGGCGGGACAGGCCGCTGCTTCGCCCCCTTCGTCACGTTCGCCGTCAGCCCGCGCGCCGACGCGATGCGCCCCTCACCGTGCGGCCCGTACACGTCGACCGTGATGCGCCGCTCGCCCACCGGCGCGGTCAGCGTCAGCGGCCGCGGTCCCGGGTCGATGACCGCGCTGACCGTGAAGGCGGCCGGCCCGTCGAAGCGCGGGCCCGAACTCGAGTACCCGTAAGAGGTGAGTACGAGCGCGGGCGCGGGCGCACGCTCGCCCTCACCGCGTGGCGCGGGCCTCGCAGCCCCTGGCGCACCGCACCGGGACAGCGCCGCCGTACCGCCATGGGGCAGCGCGACGTCCTTCGCACCCCCGGTACGACGTAGAGCCGGCCCGTCGGATCGTCCGGCATGCCCCGGTGCGCGGCCAGCGCGACGAGTGCCGCCGCCACCGGCAGCGCGACCGCCGCCCAAGCCCGCGGGGAGGGCCCGGAGACTCCGTGCATCAGACGCGGCCCCGCGCCCGCCGCGACACGGCTGCCCGCAGGATGCGCCGGCCTTCCGTCGACACGTCGAGCGCCTGCCGCAGGCCGCCCGCGCCCCGGCCCGCGAGCAGCTCAAGGATCCTGACCTGACGCCGCAGTTCGGCCGCCACCAGCGGGGACATGCCGTCCGTGCGGCCCTCGCGCCGGGACCGTACCGAGCCCGCACCGTCCTCCATCGTGTCCAGCATGCGGTGGATCTGGAGCGCGCCGACCGAGCAGGCGTCGGCCCACTCGCGCAGCGCGGACGCCGACGGGGTGCCCGGCACGGCGGCCAGCATGCGCCGGGCGAGCACGGACGCCTCGTCCTCGTCGTCGTCCGGCCCGGCCGGGAACGCGGCCCGCGCCTGCGCCAGGCATTCGCCCCACCCAGGGCCGCCCTCGGCGAGGCTTCCCCACAGCGGGCGCAGCGCCTCGTCGTCCCCGCCGCCCAGCAGCGGCACGCAACGGTCGAGGCAGGCGAGACCGCTGGCCGCGAGACCCCGCTCGTCGGCCTGCGCGATCAGCTCCACCAGGCTCATGACGTACGCCCTTTCCCTGCCCACCCGGCATTTCGTCCCTACTGGGCTCTACTGCGTGCCGGGGCGCAGGAACGTCACAGCGGCGCGACGCCGAGCCGGTCCAGGAAGCGGAAGAAGAGCGGCTCGGCGAACGGGTCGGGGTCCTGACCCAGGACGTCGGCGAGCGGACCCTGCTCGACGGTGCGGCCGCACTCCTGTGCCCACGCGACCGCGCGCCGGGCGGCGTCCGCGGGCTCCAGGAAGTAGTCCTCCAGGGTCAGTTCGTCAGCGGAGAGATATCCGGCCATGACGTCGCGCGCCAGACACGTGGTCCACGCGCCGCTCTCCGGCGCGGCCGCCTCGATGACGACGCAGTCGCTGTCCATGACGTAGCCGAACAGGGCGGGCGCGCCGGTCTCGGCGGCCAGCGCGTTCATGCTGCCGACGTCGTGGCGCCGCTCCCCGCCGTCCGGGCACTCCCAGACCTGCCAGCCGTCGGCCCGCCGCTCCAGGAGCGTGAGCGCGTCGCGGGCTCCGCCCAGCGCGTCGAGCTCGGCGAGCGGCCGCTCGCTCCTCGCCACGACGTAATAGCCCCAGTAACCCATGCCGGTGTCCCCCCGGTGCCTTCGAAAGCGGCTGATCTCGGCTCGGGCCGAATACACCACAGCCTTACGTGGCTCCGCCACCGAAAACGCGGATCCGGCGATTACGCCAGACCGTCGCCGAGGGGTGCCTGCATCGGCGCGGGCCCGCCGAGGGCCTTCTCGTTCTGCATGCGGGTCAGGGAGCGGACGAACATGATGGCGGCGACGGCGGCAGCGACGTCGAGCGCGTCGGAGAGCATCAGCATCTCCGTGGCCGTCTTGATCTCGCCGATGCGTTCGGCCTTGTCGTACTGGCTGCCCGCGAAACGGCCGATGACATTGCCCAGCAGCCACAGCGACCACCAGCGGTTGATGACGGCGTGCGAGTCCTTCCGCGGGATCAGGCCCACCTCGGGAAGGCTTGCGTCCCAGGTATCGGTGGCGACCTGGCGCGGCGCCCACAGGTTCACGAAGGGCACGAACCATCCCCAGGAGGCCCAGCCGCGCGACCTGCTGTGCCCGTCGGGCCGGAACACCTCGGCGTTGATGCGCACCCGCCGGAACCACACGATGAAGACGACCGCGGTCGCCGCCATCGCACAGAGCTGCGCGATGCCGGCCGCCGCGTACAGCGAGTCGATGCGGTCGGCGTCCGCCTCACTGCCCGCCGAGAAGTGCCCGGCCACGAAGTCGGCAGCAAGGCTGCGCTGCTCGAAGCCCACCCACAGTGCGAACAGGTCGATCGCGATCGTCACCCCCAACAGGACGACGACAGCCATCGAGACGCCGACCGGCGACTTGAGCACAGCAAAACTACTTTTGGACATGATGGACCCCCCACGGGTTCACGGTGAGCCGGTCGCGCGCCTCTCCCCAGAGCGCGTCGATCACCGGCCAGCGGAACATACGGTTCAGGCCACCGCGCTGTCCACTGCTTAGCCGCTCAGGACCCCAGCCGGTTCGCGAGCGCCACGAACTGGGGCCATGTGAGCGGGGGCTTGCCCGGGTACCAGAGCTTCTGGATCGTCGCCCGCAGCGGCATGCGGATCCCCTGCGCGACCTGCGCCTGCGTCTGCGCGTTCGGGAAGTCGCACCACACGGCGAACGTGCCGCCCAGGATCTGGCTGTCGTACTTCGCGGGCACCGGCGTCGTGCCGCGCACGACGAGCGGGGTCCAGCTCTCGTAGATCCGCCGCCCGGTCGGGTACACGAAGTTGTTGGGCTGACCGAGGACGTAGTAGAGGAACTCGTCGTTGTAGTTGGTCATCCTGCGGCCCTCGCGCAGGTACTCCTCCGGCGGGCGCGCCCCAATCTCCTTGCCCGTCCAGTAGGCGACCTCCAGGCTCTTGTCGGCCTTGACGACACCGCCCCGGAAGAACCCGTCGTTCCACGCCTTGAGGGAGCGGTCGAACGGCTTCATCGTGGCGACCCGGTCGTTCAGCCAGCCCGTCGTGAGGTCCTCGACCGTCGCGTTCGCCCCGTACTTCTTCCTGGCGGCGGCCGCGAGCTGCGGGAAGGACGCCTCGGGGTTCTTGACCGTCAGGGCCTGGTACTCGTCGCCGCCCAGGTGCCAGAAGGCGCCGGGGAAGAGGGGAGCGTACTCCCGCAGCAGATCGTCGACGATCTTCGCCGACCCGGGGTTCGAGATGTCGACGGCGCCGCGCGTCGCGACCCCGGCGGTGTTCCGCAGCTGGAGATCGGGGTGCGCCTGGATCACCGCGCCGAGGTGTCCCGGCGAGTCGATCTCGGGGATCACGGTGATGTGCCGCTCGGCGGCGAGCGAGACGATCTCGCGGACCTGCGCCTTGGTCAGGTGGTCGGGCGAGACGATCTCGGGGTGCGAGTCCGACTGGATACGGAAGGCCTGGTCGTCGGAGAAGTGCAGACCGAACTGGTTGTACTTGAGGTCACCGATCTCCCGGATCCGGTCCTTGATCCACCCGGCCGTGAAGGTCTTGCGCGCGATGTCCAGCATGAACCCGCGCTGGGGCTTCGCCGGCGCGTCCTTCACCACGCCCTCCGGCGCGGTGCCCCCGCCGTGCACCTCCTGCTTGAGCGTGCGCGTGCCGTAGAAGACGCCCGCGTCCCCCGGCCCCACGATCCGCACCCGGCCGTCCTTCACGGTCATCGTGTACGACTCCGGGTTCCCGCTTCCGCCGAGCGCCAGCTCCACGTCACCGGCACCGGCCTTGACCTTGCCCGCGTACTTCAGCCTCAGCTCGTCGGCGATGAGCTTGCCCTCGTCGGAGAGCTTCGCGTCCGTGATGACGACACGGCCGCTGGTGGGGCGCCATCCGGGGCCGCGCGCCGGCGTGTGCTCGCGCACGGAGGGGATGGTCTGCGGGGTCTTCGACAGGGGGTACGACTTCGACGGCGAGGGCTCGGCCGACGTGCGGGCCGCCGTGGTGGCGGACGCGGACTTTCCGTCGGAGGGGCGCCCGGCAGGGGAGGCGCCGGTGCCGCCCCCGTCGCCACCGCAGCCGACGAGGACCATGGTCAGCGCGACCGTCCCCGCCGTGACAACTCCCGCGCCGACCGTCGATCGACTCCGCGTACCCATCAGTGACCGTCCTCCGGTTCCGACAGCAACCTCGACATCGAATTCCGCGTCCTAGGAGGCGACCGTAAGGCCCCGCTCCCCCGACCTCCCGTCCACCACACGCCCCCAAACTCTCCCGTCCGGGTGAAATCGGTGCATGCGCCAGACAGCTCCTGACCCGGATCGCTAGCGTGTACGCACATCCGCCACACCCTCACCACATGTCCCGTGACGCTCCTGACTCACGTCTCGTCCCAGTGTCAGCCCAGTCACGTCCCACGTCTCGCCGAGGAGCGCAAGCTGCCTTCGCACCGTTTCTCCCGCCTCCCCGGGCATGCCGCCATACGGGTGCAGTCCCCACCAGGGCATGTGTCGCCCGTGCAGTCGTCCCCGCACGGCCTCAGCCGGTTCAACACGCTGCCCGCGGCCGAGGCCGAGCGCGCGCTCCTGACCTGCTGCGGGTCACTCCACTGGACCCGCCGCCTCGCCGCGCACCGGCCCTACCCGGACCTCGGCGCGCTGCTCGCCGCCGCCGACGAGGCGGTCTACGACTTCGTGCCCGCCGACCTCGACGAAGCCCTGTCCCGCGAGACGCTCCCCCTGCCGCCGCACGGCTCGTACTCCGTCGCGCACACCGCGCTCGGCGCCGCGCACAGCGCGTACGAGAGCCGCTTCGGGCATGCGTTCGTGATCTGCCTCGACGGCTACGGGCCCGACGAGGCCCTCGACCAGCTCCTGGCCGGAATCCGGTCACGCCTTGGCAACGATCCCGAGGAGGAGCGCGTCCTGTCCTGGGACGAACTGCGCCGACTCGCCCGGGGGCGACTCGCCCGGCTCGTTCGGTCGCTGGATGCCCGGACGGAGCCCCAGGAAGCGATAGACCCGCAGGAACCAGCGGATTCCGGGCGCCCCGACAGCGCGTCCGATAGCCCGTACGTGGCTGTTTGATTGCCTGTTTGATCACACCGGCGGCCCCCGGGCGAGCGAGCCGACAACTCGTCGATACGATGACGAGCGGCCGGTGGACCGTACCCGGCCGGGCCCGACCGACACTGAAGCCGGCGCGGCCCCAATCCCCGCTCCCGGAGGGTTCTTCCGTGCCGGCTGGAACGCTGTACCGCGGCCGGGAAGGCATGTGGTCGTGGGTGGCTCATCGAGTCACCGGTGTCCTCATTTTCTTCTTCCTGTTCGTACACGTCCTGGACACCGCTCTCGTCCGCGTCTCCCCCGAGTCGTACGACGACGTCGTTTCCACCTACAAGACGCCGATCGTCGCGCTCCTCGAGTACGGCCTCGTCGCCGCCATCCTCTTCCACGCGCTCAACGGCCTGCGTGTCATCGCCGTCGACTTCTGGTCGAAGGGTCCGCGCTACCAGAAGCAGATGCTCTGGACCGTCGTCGGCATCTGGGTCGTGCTGATGGTGGGCGCGCTCTACCCGGTCCTCGGCCACGCCGTCCGTGAACTCTTCGGGAGCTGACGCCAGACATGTCTGCTGACACCACCCCTGCGAAGACGCCCGGCGTCGGACCCGTCGAGGCCGCCGCCGTCTACGACGTCGACCACCCGGCCCCCCTCATCGAGGCCCCCCGCAAGCGCACCTCGAAGACCCCGCGCTCGACGCGCGGCAACTTCGAGATGGCCGCATGGCTCTTCATGCGCCTGTCCGGCGTCGTCCTCGTCGTCCTGGTCCTCGGCCACCTGCTCATCCAGCTCGTCCTCGACGGCGGCGTGAGCAAGATCGGCTTCGCGTTCGTCGCGGGCCGCTGGGCCTCGCCGTTCTGGCAGGGCTGGGACCTCCTGATGCTGTGGCTCGCGATGCTGCACGGCGCGAACGGCCTGCGCACGGTCATCAACGACTACGCCGAGCGCCCGAACACGCGCCTGTGGCTGAAGGGCCTCCTGTACACCGCCACGGTGTTCACGATCCTGCTGGGCACGCTGGTGATCTTCACCTTCGACCCGAACATCCGATAGGCACGGGGCTGAGGTAACCACTCATGAAGATCCACAAGTACGACACCGTCATCGTCGGCGCCGGCGGCGCGGGCATGCGCGCGGCCATCGAGTCGACGAAGCGCAGCCGCACCGCCGTCCTGACGAAGCTCTACCCCACCCGCTCCCACACGGGCGCGGCGCAGGGCGGCATGGCCGCCGCGCTCGCCAACGTGGAGGAGGACAACTGGGAGTGGCACACCTTCGACACGATCAAGGGCGGTGACTACCTGGTCGACCAGGACGCCGCCGAGATCCTCGCGAAGGAGGCCAT encodes the following:
- a CDS encoding beta-N-acetylhexosaminidase encodes the protein MGTRSRSTVGAGVVTAGTVALTMVLVGCGGDGGGTGASPAGRPSDGKSASATTAARTSAEPSPSKSYPLSKTPQTIPSVREHTPARGPGWRPTSGRVVITDAKLSDEGKLIADELRLKYAGKVKAGAGDVELALGGSGNPESYTMTVKDGRVRIVGPGDAGVFYGTRTLKQEVHGGGTAPEGVVKDAPAKPQRGFMLDIARKTFTAGWIKDRIREIGDLKYNQFGLHFSDDQAFRIQSDSHPEIVSPDHLTKAQVREIVSLAAERHITVIPEIDSPGHLGAVIQAHPDLQLRNTAGVATRGAVDISNPGSAKIVDDLLREYAPLFPGAFWHLGGDEYQALTVKNPEASFPQLAAAARKKYGANATVEDLTTGWLNDRVATMKPFDRSLKAWNDGFFRGGVVKADKSLEVAYWTGKEIGARPPEEYLREGRRMTNYNDEFLYYVLGQPNNFVYPTGRRIYESWTPLVVRGTTPVPAKYDSQILGGTFAVWCDFPNAQTQAQVAQGIRMPLRATIQKLWYPGKPPLTWPQFVALANRLGS
- a CDS encoding SMI1/KNR4 family protein, producing the protein MLTVEELEAALPAMTRWRVPGGRNVDWAVLEATLGTALPSDFRSLAEAYPILVVGDFLSVFVPRPGAEVSWASDARDDEILQDWYEMEDMEDYAPFPQPGGLISWATSNCGDVFYWKTSPAGPDAWPVVVRTDNGDWNEFPVGVVEFLAGVYGHTIDVPGMPGSFSGDSPQVLGLSDRID
- a CDS encoding DUF4328 domain-containing protein, translating into MSKSSFAVLKSPVGVSMAVVVLLGVTIAIDLFALWVGFEQRSLAADFVAGHFSAGSEADADRIDSLYAAAGIAQLCAMAATAVVFIVWFRRVRINAEVFRPDGHSRSRGWASWGWFVPFVNLWAPRQVATDTWDASLPEVGLIPRKDSHAVINRWWSLWLLGNVIGRFAGSQYDKAERIGEIKTATEMLMLSDALDVAAAVAAIMFVRSLTRMQNEKALGGPAPMQAPLGDGLA
- a CDS encoding FG-GAP-like repeat-containing protein yields the protein MGAVVLGGAGVVTYAVASPEATGGSGPSATTPRPVKVRSAELKADGSTKRELPRTGTEPFSLVGVTWDKQSAELKGTAQVRTRSSVTGKWTDWVSVNTDSHLPDPDTAESKNGVRGMSESRWVGPSDGVEARVVAADGSSTALPKGLTLAMVDPGVTSKEAKEAKAAKASGGPQNAAYTTDLADESPSPSPSDSASDSAPQSPSPSASPSDSAPAGSPSPSDSASESASPSPSPTPTKPPAPPSTVKQPPIIMRSEWKPDTSLAVNYSPPEYIDKIQAAFIHHTVDANDYSCADSAKLIRADYAYHVKPAPDGNGWKDIGYNFLVDKCGQIFEGREGGIDEPVFGAHTYGFNSYSTGIAILGNFVDSKPSRAAMESAARVAAYKLGQYGVDPNGSVSLVAAGDTGVYKNGQTATLRTISGHQDAYATECPGKQLEDRLGTIRSFAAGAGRSSAIPTADVNRDGISDLVAGVPAGSSGGRVVVVPGGASGPDSAKKISLTQSSPGVPGAGETGDQWGAAVATGDINGDGYADLAIGQPGEDDTSLHADRGAVTILYGPAFTTGAQMNLDEGFYANGAKYGSAVAVGDFNADGKADVFASSTGTGGTWTARYAEGQESSSNITSGDTALSYEDATSGDFNKDGYADVALNYRDSTSIGRVVWFKGGRNGLTKAGTLTVKGGRAVAAGDIDGNGVDDIVIGQPYTAESGAYAGGQVTAVYGTAGTGLTATGAKVIHQATSGVPGAAESGDALGASVSVGDYNADGYADVLAGAPNEDITRTSNRSNAGTSLLFKGSATGLTGTGSLAISQDEPGVPGSTETDDNLGSAVSLTDLTGFGRADLVIGAAGEDAGNGTLLYVPSNSTGLGLSTSKYYGLTQLGTATGNHLGTTLAP
- a CDS encoding 2-oxo-4-hydroxy-4-carboxy-5-ureidoimidazoline decarboxylase; translation: MQSPPGHVSPVQSSPHGLSRFNTLPAAEAERALLTCCGSLHWTRRLAAHRPYPDLGALLAAADEAVYDFVPADLDEALSRETLPLPPHGSYSVAHTALGAAHSAYESRFGHAFVICLDGYGPDEALDQLLAGIRSRLGNDPEEERVLSWDELRRLARGRLARLVRSLDARTEPQEAIDPQEPADSGRPDSASDSPYVAV
- the sdhC gene encoding succinate dehydrogenase, cytochrome b556 subunit, with product MPAGTLYRGREGMWSWVAHRVTGVLIFFFLFVHVLDTALVRVSPESYDDVVSTYKTPIVALLEYGLVAAILFHALNGLRVIAVDFWSKGPRYQKQMLWTVVGIWVVLMVGALYPVLGHAVRELFGS
- a CDS encoding succinate dehydrogenase hydrophobic membrane anchor subunit, with translation MSADTTPAKTPGVGPVEAAAVYDVDHPAPLIEAPRKRTSKTPRSTRGNFEMAAWLFMRLSGVVLVVLVLGHLLIQLVLDGGVSKIGFAFVAGRWASPFWQGWDLLMLWLAMLHGANGLRTVINDYAERPNTRLWLKGLLYTATVFTILLGTLVIFTFDPNIR